One stretch of Zingiber officinale cultivar Zhangliang chromosome 6B, Zo_v1.1, whole genome shotgun sequence DNA includes these proteins:
- the LOC121990125 gene encoding uncharacterized protein LOC121990125, with protein sequence MGMGDALLPLPPPNPFLFGSSALDDSYRPLPSIYLVFLSIWAVSTFTWTFNTWRNKFFQTNHLQWMLASVPVIKSLQLALSFSFWYSCINLQICSLWMSFGVYVTGILFQTASFVSFMLISHGYCIIYERLSVHERRKTAALGCILYLTLVGYKAAVPYFTVFLLLNYSLSFYMIFHHISQNIIVLHEQLNYTEDEDTMHNALHTKFIMFKKFQAAMQFVALVEVMIYLNVDETLDNYWFRLLVREWAQCCIFLYIGWTFRTQEVSPHFSVMPTLKCKWEMRVPPVYSIEMDASDFNNLVSQEWHVGVPTSTPCSSKGKSFNPLPVIVQNPRSPSKHPAAALQRSNIKSSFSTNTSQHVEAQV encoded by the exons ATGGGAATGGGAGATGCTCTGCTTCCTTTGCCTCCGCCTAATCCCTTCCTGTTCGGATCGTCGGCCTTGGATGATTCCTACAGGCCACTGCCTTCGATCTACCTCGTGTTTCTGTCGATTTGGGCCGTCTCCACCTTCACCTGGACCTTCAACACCTGGAGGAACAAGTTTTTCCAG ACAAACCATCTGCAGTGGATGTTGGCTTCTGTTCCTGTTATAAAATCTTTGCAGCTGGCGCTTTCATTTTCATTTTG GTATTCTTGCATAAACCTTCAGATATGCTCATTGTGGATGTCATTTGGGGTGTATGTAACTGGAATACTCTTTCAAACAGCCTCTTTTGTATCATTTATGCTCATTTCTCATGGTTATTGCATCATCTATGAGCGGCTTTCAGTACATGAACGACGTAAAACTGCTGCTTTGGGCTGCATCCTCTATCTCACCCTTGTTGGTTACAAGGCTGCTGTGCCTTATTTTACA GTATTCCTTCTGCTGAATTATTCCTTGTCATTCTACATGATCTTCCATCATATCTCCCAGAATATCATAGTCTTGCACGAACAACTGAATTATACAGAGGATGAAGATACAATGCACAATGCTTTGCATACAAAGTTCATAATGTTCAA GAAATTTCAAGCTGCAATGCAATTTGTAGCattggtagaagttatg atttatttgaaTGTCGATGAGACGTTGGACAACTATTGGTTCCGTTTGCTAGTACGGGAATGGGCTCAGTGTTGCATCTTCCTGTACATTGG GTGGACTTTTAGGACGCAAGAAGTGTCGCCTCATTTTTCTGTTATGCCTACCTTGAAGTGTAAATGGGAGATGAGAGTGCCTCCTGTATATAGCATA GAAATGGATGCTTCTGATTTCAACAATTTGGTATCTCAAGAATGGCATGTTGGTGTG CCAACTTCAACTCCTTGTTCCAGTAAAGGAAAATCCTTCAATCCCTTGCCGGTTATAGTGCAAAATCCACGATCCCCCAGCAAACACCCTGCGGCAGCACTGCAAAGGTCAAACATCAAGAGTTCTTTTTCAACAAATACGAGTCAGCATGTTGAGGCTCAAGTTTAG